A part of bacterium genomic DNA contains:
- a CDS encoding fumarylacetoacetate hydrolase family protein: MKLVTMEIVEGGAARESIGVVLSGDRVLDLAGASSAIAPDMVAFLRMEEVGLALARALAKEAEGGGHAAHVRPLPAVRLLAPVPRPPKFIHAGRNFHKHLEESKSAMPKQIPVAPRFTCTIIGPDAPIIYPSFTKQLDSEAEIVMVIGKRCRNISREEAYDVIMGYTLYNDVTARDVQADEVRGGLFLSKNLPGMNAIGPWIVTADEAGDPQKMEIIGRVDGHELQRQSLSQMIFDIPHIISYLSQMGLEPGDLVSTGTPEGCAIFRPDAERYLLKVGSVAEVESGPLGVLRNPVVAESGA, translated from the coding sequence ATGAAGCTTGTGACGATGGAGATCGTGGAGGGGGGCGCCGCCCGGGAGAGCATCGGGGTGGTGCTCTCGGGGGATCGGGTGCTCGATCTGGCGGGGGCATCAAGCGCGATTGCGCCCGACATGGTGGCTTTTCTCAGGATGGAGGAGGTGGGCCTTGCTCTGGCGCGCGCGCTGGCGAAGGAGGCCGAAGGCGGCGGCCACGCGGCGCACGTGCGGCCGCTCCCGGCGGTGCGGCTGCTCGCCCCGGTTCCCCGGCCGCCCAAGTTCATCCACGCGGGGCGGAATTTCCACAAGCATCTGGAGGAGTCGAAGAGCGCGATGCCCAAGCAGATTCCGGTGGCGCCGCGGTTCACCTGCACGATCATCGGGCCCGATGCCCCGATCATCTATCCCTCGTTCACGAAGCAGCTCGACTCGGAGGCCGAGATCGTGATGGTGATCGGCAAGCGCTGCCGCAACATCTCCCGCGAGGAAGCCTACGATGTGATCATGGGCTACACCCTCTACAACGACGTGACGGCGCGGGACGTGCAGGCGGACGAGGTGCGCGGCGGGCTGTTCCTCTCGAAGAACCTGCCGGGGATGAACGCCATCGGCCCCTGGATCGTGACGGCGGACGAGGCGGGCGACCCGCAGAAGATGGAGATCATCGGCCGGGTGGACGGTCACGAGCTGCAGCGCCAGAGCCTCTCCCAGATGATCTTCGACATCCCCCATATCATCTCCTACCTCTCCCAGATGGGGCTTGAGCCGGGCGATCTGGTCTCGACCGGAACGCCGGAGGGCTGCGCCATCTTCCGCCCCGACGCGGAGCGCTACCTGCTCAAGGTGGGGAGCGTGGCCGAGGTGGAGTCCGGGCCCCTCGGGGTGCTCCGCAATCCGGTGGTGGCGGAGAGCGGCGCATGA